Proteins encoded within one genomic window of Ranitomeya variabilis isolate aRanVar5 chromosome 4, aRanVar5.hap1, whole genome shotgun sequence:
- the LOC143766251 gene encoding uncharacterized protein LOC143766251 gives MWRAALQLEVSTISDLLSGNLLSKKIFLINQSAMEKNSDKMAERILHLTLEILFQLTGKDYTLVKKTSSERCQDPVSEGWGRPLSPIMGSPPHTLKHEDINDQKILELAYKMTELLTGEVPIRCQDVTVYFSMEEWEYLEVHKDLYKDVMIEVPQPLTSPVLSSKRTTPERCPHPLIQQDCKQEEPQDHQGEDLTHINTTETYVWGDESCKDEIPTYDYPDDCPRSSEVHWISLDCKADDCGIPQVTCEQHDIIPNIAHHSKDLSSDHFEQVLSFDSSRNVKKNKCHRRNVLNQRGHTGKKTFSCAECGKCFKEKSFLVRHQRTHTEVKPFSCSECEKCFREKSDLVRHQRIHTGTKPFSCSECGKCFREKSDLVRHQRIHTGEKPFSCSDCGALFTAKSSLLKHQNIHTGVNPFLCLECGKCFNQKSILLKHQRIHTGEKPFSCKECGKCFREKSNLFSHHRIHSGEKPFTCSECGKCFREKSYLVKHQQIHTGSKPFSCSECGTLFTAKSFLVKHQIIHTGVKPFSCSECGKCFNRKENLTKHEKSHKGIKPFSCSECGKYFRQKSNLFIHQRIHTGAKPFSCSECGKNFNQKSCLVSHQRVHTGEKPYLCSECGKCFKQKSCLLTHQKTHTEVKPFSCSECGKCFKKKWNLITHQRIHTGEKPFFCSECGKCFIQKWGLVTHQRIHTGTKQYSCAECGKQYHGKSSLVKHQRIHTGAMSFSYSK, from the exons ATGTGGCGTGCTGCTCTGCAGCTGGAG gtctctacaatttcGGATCTGCTCAGTGGAAATCTTCTATCAAAGAAAATTTTTCTAATTAACCAGTCAGCTATGGAAAAGAACAGtgacaagatggcagagaggatattacacctcaccttagAGATTCTCTTCCAACTTACTGgaaag gattacacattagtgaagaagacctctagtgagcgctgtcaggaccctgtgtctgagggatggggaagacccctgagcccaatcatggggtcTCCACCTCACACCCTGAAACATGAGgatatcaatgaccagaagatcctagaacttgcctacaagatgactgagctgctgactggagag gtgcctataaggtgtcaggatgtcaccgtctatttctccatggaggagtgggagtatttagaagtacacaaagatctgtacaaggacgtcatgattgaggttccccagcccctcacatcaccag ttctatccagtaagaggacaacaccagagagatgcccCCATCCTCTTATTCAACAGGATTGTAAGCAAGAAGAAccacaggatcatcag GGTGAAGatttgacccatattaatactaccgaGACATACGTGTGGGGTGATGAGTCGTGTAAAgatgagattcctacatatgactacccag ATGACTGTCCCAGGAGCTCAGAAGTACATTGGATATCTTTAGATTGTAAAGCAGATGATTGTGGTATCCCTCAAGTTACATGTGAACAGCATGACATAATTCCAAATATAGCCcatcacagcaaagatctatcatctgaTCATTTTGAACAGGTCCTATCTTTTGATTCATCACGGAATGTTAAGAAAAATAAATGTCACAGAAGAAATGTTCTAAATCAAAGAGGTCACACAGGGAAGAAGACATTTTCTTgtgcagaatgtggaaaatgttttaaagagaaatcCTTTCTTGTCAGACATCAGCGCACTCACACAGAAgtaaagccgttttcatgttcagaatgtgaaaaatgttttagagagaaatcagatcttgttcgacatcaaagaattcacacaggaacaaagccattttcatgttcagaatgtggaaaatgttttagagagaaatcagatcttgttagacatcaaagaattcacacaggggagaagccgttttcatgttcagattgtggggcACTTTTTACCGCTAAATCATCACTTCTTAAACATCAAAATATTCACACTGGAGTAAATCCATTTTtgtgtttagaatgtggaaaatgttttaatcagaaatcaataCTTCTTaagcatcagagaattcatacaggggagaagccattttcatgtaaagaatgtgggaaatgttttagagaaAAATCAAATCTTTTTTCACATCACAGAATCCACTCCGGTGAAAAACcatttacatgttcagaatgtgggaaatgttttagggagaaatcatatcttgttaaacatcaaCAGATTCACACAGGGTCAAAGCCCTTTTCTTGCTCAGAATGTGGAACACTTTTTACGGCTAaatcatttcttgtaaaacatcaaataattcacacaggagttaagccattttcatgttctgaatgtgggaagtgttttaaccgAAAAGAAAATCTTACTAAACATGAGAAAAGTCACAAAGGgataaagccattttcatgttcagaatgtgggaaatattttagacAGAAATCAAATCTCTTtatacatcaaagaattcacacaggtgcaaagccgttttcatgttcagaatgtggcaaaaatTTCAATCAGAAATCGTGTCTTGTTTCGCATCAGAGagttcatacaggagagaagccatatttgtgttcagaatgtggaaaatgttttaagcaGAAATCGTGTCTTCTTACtcatcagaaaactcacacagaggtgaagccattttcatgttcagaatgtgggaaatgttttaagaagAAATGGAatcttattacacatcagagaattcacacaggggagaagccgtttttttgttcagaatgtgggaaatgttttattcagaaatggggccttgttacacatcagagaattcacacaggaacaAAGCAATATTcatgtgcagaatgtgggaaaCAATATCAtggtaaatctagtcttgttaaacatcagagaattcacacaggagcaatgtcattttcatattcaaaatga